In a genomic window of Myxococcaceae bacterium JPH2:
- the apbC gene encoding iron-sulfur cluster carrier protein ApbC — translation MSVSESDILTAMSKVMDPELHVDLVKAGMVKDVRVAGDSVKLKIELTTPACPMKGKIQADAEAALKAVPGLKKFDIEWGAQVRSVAGGSGNAMLPKVKNIILVGAGKGGVGKSTVAVNLATALAQHGAKVGLLDADFYGPSVPLMTGLSDKRPVSPDGKSLEPLTAHGLKVMSIGFLVEADQALIWRGPMLHGALMQLVRDVNWGELDYLVLDLPPGTGDVALSLSQSVRAAGAVLVTTPQDVALADVVRAKQMFDKVHIPVLGIVENMSQFVCPHCSHTTAIFNHGGGRKAAEMFGIPFLGEIPLDLKVRESGDSGTPVVVSAKDSPEAKAFQDVARNIAGRVSAQTMKGIPLPVVQAR, via the coding sequence ATGAGCGTTTCCGAGTCCGACATCCTCACGGCGATGTCGAAGGTGATGGATCCCGAGCTGCACGTGGACCTGGTGAAGGCCGGGATGGTGAAGGATGTCCGCGTCGCCGGTGACTCGGTGAAACTCAAGATTGAGCTGACCACGCCCGCCTGTCCCATGAAGGGGAAGATCCAGGCGGACGCCGAGGCGGCGCTCAAGGCGGTGCCCGGACTGAAGAAGTTCGACATCGAGTGGGGCGCCCAGGTGCGCTCGGTGGCGGGCGGCTCGGGCAACGCGATGCTGCCCAAGGTGAAGAACATCATCCTCGTGGGCGCCGGCAAGGGCGGCGTGGGCAAGAGCACCGTGGCGGTGAACCTGGCCACCGCGCTGGCCCAGCACGGGGCCAAGGTGGGCCTGCTGGACGCGGACTTCTACGGCCCCTCCGTGCCGCTCATGACGGGCCTGTCCGACAAGCGTCCCGTGAGCCCGGATGGCAAGTCGCTGGAGCCGCTCACCGCGCACGGCCTCAAGGTCATGTCCATCGGCTTCCTGGTGGAGGCGGATCAGGCGCTCATCTGGCGCGGCCCCATGCTGCACGGCGCGCTGATGCAGCTGGTGCGAGACGTGAACTGGGGCGAGCTGGACTACCTGGTGCTGGACCTGCCGCCGGGCACGGGCGACGTGGCGCTCAGCCTGTCGCAGTCGGTGCGCGCGGCCGGCGCGGTGCTGGTGACGACGCCGCAGGACGTGGCGCTGGCGGACGTGGTGCGCGCCAAGCAGATGTTCGACAAGGTTCACATCCCCGTGCTGGGCATCGTGGAGAACATGAGCCAGTTCGTGTGCCCGCACTGCTCGCACACCACGGCCATCTTCAACCACGGCGGTGGGCGCAAGGCCGCCGAGATGTTCGGCATCCCGTTCCTGGGGGAGATTCCCCTGGACCTCAAGGTGCGCGAGTCCGGAGACTCCGGCACGCCCGTGGTGGTGTCCGCCAAGGACAGCCCGGAGGCCAAGGCCTTCCAGGACGTGGCGCGCAACATCGCGGGGCGCGTGTCCGCGCAGACGATGAAGGGCATTCCGCTGCCCGTAGTCCAGGCCCGCTGA
- the sppA gene encoding signal peptide peptidase SppA, with amino-acid sequence MLRLPFVALANLLLLVRVLLGLPWRLLARRHRPAWVRFRLTGAPAYREPRRRWAWLGGARPEPATVTSLAAFREALQVLAADPRVRGVLVEVEALSVSLARREALIRSLEDFRAQGKRVVAWAVAVDTDSYPVLCAADEVLLAPMGRVELVGYAAEATVIGEALKRFGVQAQFVRRGDYKTAPELFTHAAVSDIQRQTIEALLDERYAVLVDAVARGRRRTPEEARALIDAGPYSARRALAAGLVDALVSEADLPARLGLPPTEPGEDAAPLEPFAAYLDTRVFPPVRWRPVRRPPRLGLVPVSGVIVGGGAGRGRFAAAEAVVKSLRRAGRDPRVRAVLLHVSSPGGGALPSEQILEAVRRVAAAKPVVAYMDSVCASGGYMAALGARELWSAPYAVVGSIGVFIGKFEFSELLEWFGVRRTVITRGQNAGFASAARGFTPHERATLEAEVEESYQSFLETVAQARGRTTEEIHARAEGRVYSGLRARDAGLVDRIGGFEEACRRALELAGQGTEHFELVRYGAAERRLSLLRLLSSVAHARTYALCPVAVGLESWDEEEPEGALPPWLHHLWRATRP; translated from the coding sequence ATGCTGCGACTCCCGTTCGTCGCCCTCGCCAACCTGCTTCTCCTGGTGCGCGTCCTGCTGGGGCTCCCCTGGCGCCTGCTGGCCCGGAGGCACCGGCCCGCCTGGGTGCGCTTCCGGCTGACGGGGGCGCCTGCGTACCGGGAGCCTCGGCGTCGCTGGGCCTGGCTGGGCGGCGCCCGACCCGAGCCCGCCACGGTGACGTCGCTCGCGGCGTTCCGAGAGGCCCTCCAGGTGCTGGCGGCGGATCCGCGTGTGCGAGGCGTCCTCGTGGAGGTGGAGGCGCTGTCCGTGTCGCTGGCCCGGCGGGAGGCGCTCATTCGTTCGCTGGAGGACTTTCGGGCCCAGGGCAAGCGCGTGGTGGCGTGGGCGGTGGCGGTGGACACGGACTCCTATCCGGTGCTGTGCGCGGCGGACGAGGTGCTCCTGGCGCCCATGGGCCGCGTGGAGCTGGTGGGCTACGCGGCCGAGGCCACCGTGATTGGCGAGGCCCTGAAGCGCTTCGGCGTCCAGGCGCAGTTCGTGCGCCGGGGCGACTACAAGACGGCGCCGGAGCTGTTCACCCACGCCGCGGTGTCGGACATCCAGCGACAGACCATCGAGGCCCTGCTCGACGAGCGCTACGCGGTGCTGGTGGACGCCGTGGCGCGGGGCCGGCGGCGCACGCCCGAGGAGGCACGGGCGCTCATCGACGCCGGGCCCTACAGCGCGCGCCGGGCGTTGGCAGCGGGGCTGGTGGACGCGCTGGTGAGCGAGGCGGATCTCCCCGCGCGGCTGGGCCTGCCGCCCACGGAGCCTGGTGAGGACGCCGCGCCGCTGGAGCCCTTCGCGGCCTATCTGGACACGCGGGTGTTCCCCCCGGTGCGGTGGCGCCCGGTGCGTCGACCGCCTCGGCTTGGGCTGGTGCCGGTGTCCGGGGTGATTGTCGGCGGAGGCGCGGGGCGGGGTCGCTTCGCGGCGGCGGAGGCGGTGGTGAAGTCGCTGCGGCGCGCGGGGAGAGATCCCCGCGTGCGGGCCGTGCTGCTGCATGTGAGCAGCCCGGGAGGCGGAGCGCTCCCGTCGGAGCAGATCCTCGAGGCCGTGCGGCGCGTGGCGGCCGCCAAGCCCGTGGTGGCCTACATGGACTCGGTCTGCGCCAGCGGCGGGTACATGGCGGCGCTCGGCGCTCGGGAACTCTGGTCCGCGCCCTACGCCGTGGTGGGCTCCATCGGCGTGTTCATCGGCAAGTTCGAGTTCTCCGAGTTGCTGGAGTGGTTCGGCGTGCGGCGTACCGTCATCACCCGGGGCCAGAACGCCGGCTTCGCCTCCGCGGCGCGCGGCTTCACGCCCCATGAGCGGGCCACGCTCGAAGCGGAGGTGGAGGAGTCCTACCAGTCCTTCCTGGAGACCGTCGCCCAGGCGCGAGGCCGGACGACGGAGGAGATCCACGCGCGAGCCGAGGGGCGGGTCTACTCGGGCCTGCGGGCCCGGGACGCGGGGCTGGTGGACCGGATCGGTGGCTTCGAGGAGGCCTGCCGGCGCGCCCTGGAGCTGGCGGGGCAGGGCACCGAGCACTTCGAGCTGGTGCGCTACGGGGCCGCCGAGCGGCGCCTGTCCCTGCTGCGCCTGCTGTCGAGCGTGGCGCACGCGCGGACCTATGCCCTGTGTCCCGTTGCGGTCGGCCTGGAGTCCTGGGACGAGGAGGAGCCCGAAGGCGCACTGCCTCCGTGGCTCCATCACCTCTGGCGAGCCACGCGCCCGTGA